Part of the Spartobacteria bacterium genome, GAAAGGTGCTGCGAAATATTGGGTTGCGGGACACTTAGAATCTCGCACACATCACTGACGCATTTGGTGCCATCCTTCAAGGAATCAAGAATGGCAAGCCGAGTTGGGTGAGCCAACACTTTCAACAGTTCTGCCCATTTGGGGTAACTGTTTTTTTCCATAACGGTCTCCATCACAAGTTTGATTTTAACGACAAAGTCTTAAAAAGTCAGGACCTTGTCGCTGTCAGCTACCCATTCACCCAGTTTCGCCATGGTGGATTTGTTGGTTCCTTCATAATACGGCTCGTTTTTGTGAATACCGCAACGCGCCATGCAGGTGCCGCATACTTCAACTTCAACATTGGATGCGATCAGTTCCTTGAGCATGGCTTTCAGATCCTGATCATACCCGGCTGGAGCAACACAGCTTTCACGGGCCAGATCAACCGAATCGTTCATGAGAAAGATTCGAACCGTTTCTCCCTGCTTGACCAGTGTCTGTGCAAGACGCAGGGCATTCCATGTCACATCCGTGTTGTCGTAGGGCTGCCGATTGAAGATTAATAGAACACTCATAATTCCTCCTGTTGTTCTGGATTTGTTGGTTTATAAAAAATCATTCCGTAGTGGTAGGATGCCACTGCAGCTATGTCTTGTGTTTCGGTTTTACAGAACCCTGCTTGTCTTCCCCAAACCGCACATTGCTCCGGC contains:
- a CDS encoding sulfur reduction protein DsrE, with translation MSVLLIFNRQPYDNTDVTWNALRLAQTLVKQGETVRIFLMNDSVDLARESCVAPAGYDQDLKAMLKELIASNVEVEVCGTCMARCGIHKNEPYYEGTNKSTMAKLGEWVADSDKVLTF
- a CDS encoding ArsR family transcriptional regulator, with product METVMEKNSYPKWAELLKVLAHPTRLAILDSLKDGTKCVSDVCEILSVPQPNISQHLSILRREGIVSFTEDGKKRCYYLENPEFIQALVSVLAEKYESEYGGPPLCCSNGN